The sequence AGGCGGCCCGGAGAGGATGAAACAGTGCACCCCGGCGGGTCCCGCCGGGGTGCACTGGTCCAGGAGAGGGCTTCCGGCCCGCCGTCAGAGCGACTGCCCCAGCGCGCGCTCGAAAGCTTCCCGGCGGCGGCGGCTCAGCGGGACCCGGGTGCCGTCCACCAGGACGATCACGTACCGCCCCGCGAAGTCGGGGCGCACCTCCCGCACGCGGTCGAGCGCGACGATCGCGGAGCGGTGCACGCGCACGAAGCGCCCCGGGTCGAGCTGCGCCTCCAGTTCCTGCAGCGTCTCGCGGACGAGGTGCGCCCGTCCGCCCACGTGCAGCCGGGCGTAGTAGTCCTGCGCCTCGATCCAGTCGATCTCCTCCACGCGGACGAAGGTGACCCGTCCCGTCTCCCGGACCAGGATGCGGGAGACGGGACGCGGCGCGGCGGGCAGGACCGGCGCGCCTCCCATCAGCGCCACCAGCCGGTCTCCCAGCGCGCCCATTCGGCGCTGGCGCACCTGCTCCTTGGCGCGCCCGATCGCCGCGTGGAAGCGGGCGTCGGTGAAGGGCTTGAGCACGTAGTCGAGAGCGTGCGCCTCGAACGCCTGCAGGGCGTAGCGGTCGAACGCGGTGAGGAAGACGACCACCGGCATCCTCTCCGGCCCCACCTCGCGCACGACACCGAAGCCGTCCAGCTCCGGCATCTGCACGTCCAGCAGCACCAGGTCCGGCCGCATGGCGTCGATCGCGCGCACCGCCTCGCGCCCGTCCGCGCACTCCCCCACCACCGCCACCTCCGGGTCGCCGCGCAGCATGGCGGCAACGCCGGTACGGGCCAGCGGCTCGTCGTCCACGATCAGCGTGCGCACGGGCTCCATCGCTCCCCCGGGCGTCACGCGAGCTCCAGCGCCGGGGTCGGGAGCTCCGCCGGCTCGAAGGGCAGCTCCACGGTCGCGACGACGCCGCCTTCCTGGCGCGGAGACACCCGCAGGAGCCCCCCGGAGCCGTAGAGCCGCTCCACCCTGCCGCGGACGTTGGCCAGCCCCACCCCGGTGCATCCCTCCATCGTCCACGCCGGAGGGAGGCCGGCGCCGTCGTCCTCCACCGACAGGTGGAGGCGCGGGCCCCGGCGCCTCGCCCGTACCCGCACCGTCCCGCCCGCCGAGCGCCCCGCCACCCCGTGGCGGAGCGCATTCTCCACCAGCGGCTGCAGGAGGAGGTTGGGGACGCGGGCGTCGAGCGCGTCGGGGTCGGCCTCGATCTCGACCCGCAGCCGGTCTCCGAAGCGGACGCGCTCGATCTCCAGGTAGCGCCGCACGAACTCCACCTCGTCGCGCAGGGTGACGTGGGCGGTGCCCGTCTCGTACAGGACGTGCCGCAGCAGCTCGCTGAACCCCACCAGCACCTCCAGCGCCCGCGGCGTCTCACCGGCGCGCACCAGCATCGCCACGGTGTTCAGCGCGTTGAAGAGGAAGTGCGGGTGCATCTGCGCCCGGAGCGCCTCCAGCTGCGCCTGCGCCAGCTGCGCCTCCAGCTGCGACGCGCGCAGGTCGCGCTCGCGGTAGCGCCGCGCCGCCGACACGGCGACCGCGGCGCCGGCCACCAGCCCGTAGAGCGCCACGTGCGCCTGCATCCACGGGTCGGAGAGGATGGCGCGCAGGACGCCCAGCGGCCCCCCCGCGAACTGCGGCGGCGGGGTGAGCCCCGCCAGCGAGGCGAACACCCCGAAGTTCACCTCCGCCGCGGTCGCGAACGCCACCGCCAGCACCGCATGCAGCGGGAGGAAGCGCAGCCCGCGTCCCTCGCCCACGGGGAAGCGCCGCGTCAGCCAGGCGATGAGCGGCGTCGCGGCCGCCCAGAAGAGCCACACCGGGAGCTGCCAGAGCAGCGCCGCCGCCAGCGA comes from Longimicrobiaceae bacterium and encodes:
- a CDS encoding histidine kinase — protein: MRAASHDPPLPLRRRLLPWALLVAAWSVPGVLAALQVYAASRAGTGIGGVRLSLAAALLWQLPVWLFWAAATPLIAWLTRRFPVGEGRGLRFLPLHAVLAVAFATAAEVNFGVFASLAGLTPPPQFAGGPLGVLRAILSDPWMQAHVALYGLVAGAAVAVSAARRYRERDLRASQLEAQLAQAQLEALRAQMHPHFLFNALNTVAMLVRAGETPRALEVLVGFSELLRHVLYETGTAHVTLRDEVEFVRRYLEIERVRFGDRLRVEIEADPDALDARVPNLLLQPLVENALRHGVAGRSAGGTVRVRARRRGPRLHLSVEDDGAGLPPAWTMEGCTGVGLANVRGRVERLYGSGGLLRVSPRQEGGVVATVELPFEPAELPTPALELA
- a CDS encoding LytTR family DNA-binding domain-containing protein, with the protein product MTPGGAMEPVRTLIVDDEPLARTGVAAMLRGDPEVAVVGECADGREAVRAIDAMRPDLVLLDVQMPELDGFGVVREVGPERMPVVVFLTAFDRYALQAFEAHALDYVLKPFTDARFHAAIGRAKEQVRQRRMGALGDRLVALMGGAPVLPAAPRPVSRILVRETGRVTFVRVEEIDWIEAQDYYARLHVGGRAHLVRETLQELEAQLDPGRFVRVHRSAIVALDRVREVRPDFAGRYVIVLVDGTRVPLSRRRREAFERALGQSL